In one Bactrocera tryoni isolate S06 chromosome 5, CSIRO_BtryS06_freeze2, whole genome shotgun sequence genomic region, the following are encoded:
- the LOC120776704 gene encoding arginine-glutamic acid dipeptide repeats protein isoform X5 produces MAASTQGEIRVGPGHQVNDVYAKLPDYNPISSFPVDKESDERELEESRWSPGIVADGDLLMFLRAARSMAAFQGMCDGGLEDGCLAASRDDTTINALDILHDSGYDPGKALQALVKCPVSKGIDKKWTEDETKKFIKGLRQFGKNFFRIHKDLLPHKETPELVEFYYLWKKTPGANNNRPHRRRRQSALRRNRVTRASNTPPKKEDTPEPQTATTASAAADSTRSSPVVSKEENSSLTEDDISECDSDSSLTNKRDESPSRMRTRNKQQQQQQQNNNTKDQVANGKRPKRGTETPDTVTAADSPKTPTKGANANAENNTTTTVAANKRKGGKQDTPNKKKRTDVDGSAGSGSGGGSGDVTDDGSSLSKDSGKRKRPDSPAEESMNSDSRPDSVMDDAESNTTDTVEQSLKEGKDSSAGKEDSGAADGDSKADIIEKSEKPAEDTKETIKNDDEETNIQAPVSGQAPVAPPTSDAGSVATKEPISNANEENMSVVSAPPTPMKVPTIATVEALNASIGRGELSTERKDTVEKMDVSESNSVAVDIAKEQEMMKKIANMKQESMQQQQQQQQQLPPNNTNVNMQETAVFIKKEPLDDSMDATCNQNSNEPQDLKVKVEIKNEECKNNVGMPPTSMSSAVNDSGGGPEAPPQPPHMHMHLPPTGVQPPPGYILDGQLKYGPPPPQSMPSNDNNAPPPSGMPLGGPPPTHKYPGDMEMKYNESAAAAAAAVAGIKYEGGKFAMQDIKYPPPPLEHAMKYGTVQDMQAAAAAAAAAAAAAAGKYDMKFALEQPGKYPGDLSAHQQPPKGFPGEQLKLPEMKASSIYNMPNAESKYAPAASQPGDVGGLKYVGPGVPQDPQPPPTHGAPPGATPPPGIAMPKPHYQHEVQHPLARSAFESSLMLKYGDPMSAKYGPPQDLKYPPPPQGSNDGGPMKPSPYAENLVKGSPYGTQEPGGMKYPPSESPIDASSRSTPGQDSQGSNSSSQPSSQQQQFQSPHPSPHLPSPAGGGLPPGMHPQNLVSPHGPPSHGQLNSGMPPGASGPPPPSSMHHPHLTPSPNNSQQLQGPHPQSSVASSMPPSSVGAPPPLSTVAPSGLHPQHLPPSHLQQLHRQHPDMPAGMHPHTPIPLTLQGHDPRGGPPPPTHQMPPQPLQSSTVRTPSPAQQPQSRSLHEERMNINSGTPTGPPREPPTSQASMPPQQSPHAHRSSPLTGMPGNPPPGLIGHPMPIHPHLAHLPPGHPAHAAVAGVGHPGHPMLSHSMAGLGPGGGGPIALLAGPPSLTGMPESALSRRTPPSHIAPPHSSSAPPHSSVSGSLSSTTTSVSTATSTNTVPSSAFSRASPSVQGPNSNIGGPQSIGGGGSAGLPGNSGTPGSNAAHRSTSPASSVSSLSRQSPLHPVPQSPLSHHPSSSALSAAAAAVAERDRHALLRQQSPHMTPPPVSSASTLMASPLSKMYCPQPNQRVLGTSPPPHLRPGASPPVIRHPQMPLPLPLIPTGAGIPQIAVHPGQSPYPHPLLHPSMFYSPHHHNPFNYGYGPYGPGFPTAYMKPPPPGGPLDPASVLGGHHPGLPGPPPTRPDDPAMAAAAAAAAEKQAVAAHQLKQQQQHHQHQQQQAAAQAQAQAQAQAQAQAQAQAQAQAQNKPPTPKTPQGSNSSGGPPGSSHSAPTGLPPAGYPGGHLAGYPPPPHSSPFQDGQPMGMKPTSHMDALRAHAHSANLGGPHHPTEPLPIDIEPDPEPEIPSPTQNIPRGPSPEAKPDDTECHRSQSAIFVRHIDRGDYNSCTRTDLIFKPVADSKLARKREERDRKLAEKERERRQQQQQQQQQQQQQAVAAQQAAQQAKLKAELKPPYADTPALRQLSEYARPHVAFSPVEQMVPYHHPMGPMYSRERELEEIKNAQAAAASQSRMDPHWMEYYRRGIHPSQFPLYANPAAISQMERERLGIPPPHHVGLDPGEHMPQPPEAGFQLPPNVGQYPRPSMLMPREPDVLLRMSYADQLQYLQAAEFQRQSLHEQYFRQRPR; encoded by the exons ATGGCGGCCTCCACTCAGGGAGAAATTCGAGTGGGTCCCGGCCACCAGGTAAACGATGTCTAT GCAAAATTGCCCGATTATAATCCAATTTCAAGCTTCCCCGTTGACAAAGAGAGCGACGAACGTGAATTAGAAGAATCAAGATGGAGTCCTGGCATTGTGGCCGATGGCGATTTGTTAATGTTTTTGCGTGCGGCGCGTTCTATGGCTGCATTTCAAG GAATGTGTGATGGAGGTTTAGAAGACGGTTGTTTGGCTGCTAGTCGTGACGATACAACAATTAACGCATTGGATATT TTACACGATTCTGGTTACGATCCAGGCAAAGCACTACAAGCACTCGTTAAGTGTCCCGTTTCGAAGGGCATCGATAAAAAGTGGACCGAGGACGAAACAAAGAAATTCATTAAGGGCTTACGGCAATTCGGTAAGAATTTCTTTCGCATACACAAAGATTTACTACCGCACAAAGAGACACCCGAATTGGTGGAATTTTACTATTTGTGGAAGAAGACACCGGGTGCCAATAATAATCGACCGCATCGTCGACGCCGGCAAAGTGCCTTGCGTCGCAATCGTGTCACACGCGCTAGTAATACACCTCCGAAGAAGGAGGATACACCGGAACCACAAACGGCGACGACGGCGTCAGCGGCGGCAGATTCGACGCGCTCGTCGCCCGTTGTCTCCAAGGAGGAGAATAGTTCTCTAACCGAGGACGATATCAGCGAGTGCGACAGCGATTCCAGTCTGACAAACAAAAGGGATGAATCACCATCTAGAATGAGGACACGCaataaacagcagcaacaacaacaacagaataaCAATACAAAAGACCAAGTAGCGAATGGTAAACGACCCAAACGTGGTACTGAAACTCCCGATACAGTAACAGCAGCCGATAGTCCAAAGACACCAACTAAAGGAGCAAACGCAAACGCTGAGAATAATACGACAACGACGGTGGCGGCGAATAAGCGTAAAGGCGGTAAGCAGGATACGCCGAACAAGAAGAAGCGTACCGATGTGGATGGTAGCGCAGGTTCtggcagcggcggcggcagTGGTGATGTCACCGATGATGGCAGCAGCCTTAGTAAGGACAGTGGTAAGCGTAAGCGACCCGATAGTCCGGCGGAAGAGAGCATGAACTCGGATAGTCGACCTGATTCGGTAATGGATGATGCCGAGTCAAATACGACCGATACCGTAGAACAGTCGTTAAAAGAGGGCAAGGATAGCTCCGCCGGCAAAGAAGATAGTGGTGCTGCAGATGGCGATTCAAAGGCGGATATTATTGAGAAATCGGAAAAGCCTGCTGAAGACACCAAAGAGACGATCAAAAATGATGATGAAGAGACAAATATACAAGCGCCAGTTAGCGGGCAAGCGCCTGTAGCGCCACCAACAAGCGATGCCGGTAGCGTTGCGACTAAAGAGCCGATCTCCAATGCTAACGAGGAGAACATGAGTGTGGTCAGTGCGCCGCCAACACCCATGAAAGTGCCGACAATAGCTACCGTTGAAGCGTTAAATGCTTCGATTGGCCGCGGCGAATTGTCCACGGAACGAAAAGACACTGTTGAAAAAATGGATGTGTCGGAAAGTAATTCTGTTGCCGTTGATATAGCGAAGGAGCAGGAGATGATGAAGAAGATCGCCAATATGAAGCAAGAATcaatgcagcaacaacagcagcagcaacaacaactgccacCAAACAATACtaatgtgaatatgcaagaaacCGCAGTATTCATTAAGAAAGAACCTTTGGATGATTCCATGGATGCTACTTGCAATCAGAACAGTAATGAACCGCAAGATCTAAAAGTTAAAGTGGAGATTAAAAACGAGGAGTGCAAAAATAATGTGGGCATGCCGCCGACATCAATGTCTTCAGCGGTCAATGACTCAGGCGGAGGTCCAGAGGCACCGCCACAGCCGCCGCACATGCATATGCACCTACCACCAACCGGTGTCCAACCACCACCCGGATATATTTTAGATGGGCAACTCAAGTATGGACCGCCGCCACCACAATCGATGCCAAGTAATGATAACAACGCACCGCCACCGTCGGGCATGCCCTTAGGTGGCCCTCCACCAACGCACAAGTATCCTGGTGATATGGAAATGAAGTACAATGAGTCTGCAGcggcggctgctgctgctgttgctggcaTCAAATATGAAGGTGGCAAATTTGCAATGCAGGATATCAAGTATCCACCACCTCCACTGGAACACGCCATGAAGTATGGCACAGTACAAGATATGCAAGCAGCAGccgcggcggcggcggcagcagctGCTGCAGCAGCGGGTAAATATGATATGAAATTTGCCCTGGAACAACCGGGCAAGTATCCCGGCGATCTATCTGCACATCAACAACCGCCGAAAGGTTTCCCAGGTGAGCAGCTAAAGTTGCCTGAGATGAAGGCCTCAAGTATTTATAACATGCCAAATGCTGAAAGCAAATATGCGCCTGCGGCCAGTCAGCCGGGCGATGTAGGTGGTTTGAAGTACGTTGGCCCAGGTGTACCGCAAGATCCGCAGCCACCACCTACGCACGGTGCGCCACCTGGTGCTACGCCGCCACCCGGCATTGCGATGCCGAAGCCTCACTATCAGCATGAGGTGCAACATCCCTTGGCGCGTTCTGCTTTTGAGTCAAGCTTAATGCTAAAGTATGGCGATCCAATGTCTGCAAAGTATGGACCGCCACAAGATTTGAAGTATCCGCCACCGCCTCAAGGCTCAAATGATGGTGGTCCAATGAAACCATCACCGTATGCGGAAAATCTGGTTAAAGGTTCTCCTTACGGCACTCAAGAGCCTGGTGGTATGAAATACCCGCCTTCAGAAAGCCCAATAGATGCATCATCTCGTTCGACCCCGGGTCAGGACAGTCAGGGAAGCAATAGTAGTTCACAGCCGTCGTCACAGCAACAGCAATTCCAATCGCCGCATCCATCACCACATTTGCCTTCACCGGCTGGTGGTGGTTTACCGCCTGGCATGCatccacaaaatttggtatcACCCCACGGACCGCCATCTCATGGTCAGTTGAATTCCGGTATGCCACCTGGTGCATCTGGTCCACCACCACCCAGTTCAATGCATCATCCACATCTAACGCCATCCCCGAACAACTCGCAACAATTACAAGGACCACACCCACAGTCGTCTGTAGCTTCATCGATGCCACCGTCTTCAGTTGGCGCACCTCCGCCATTGTCAACGGTAGCACCGTCAGGCCTACATCCCCAGCACCTCCCGCCCAGTCACCTGCAACAGTTGCATCGTCAGCATCCAGATATGCCCGCTGGTATGCATCCGCATACCCCAATTCCACTCACATTACAAGGTCATGATCCGAGAGGTGGTCCGCCGCCACCTACACATCAAATGCCACCCCAGCCATTGCAATCGAGCACAGTGCGCACGCCGTCGCCAGCACAGCAACCGCAGTCGCGTAGTTTGCACGAGGAGCGCATGAATATCAATAGTGGCACACCGACTGGACCGCCACGTGAACCACCAACATCGCAAGCATCGATGCCACCCCAACAGTCACCGCATGCACACCGCAGTTCTCCTTTAACTGGTATGCCAGGAAATCCACCACCAGGTCTCATTGGTCATCCTATGCCCATACATCCACATTTAGCGCATTTGCCCCCTGGTCATCCAGCACACGCTGCTGTCGCTGGCGTTGGCCATCCGGGACATCCAATGTTATCGCACTCAATGGCCGGTTTGGGTCCGGGAGGTGGTGGCCCAATCGCTCTATTGGCTGGGCCACCATCGTTGACTGGCATGCCAGAGTCGGCACTCAGTAGACGCACACCGCCATCACATATTGCACCACCGCATTCCTCGTCTGCACCGCCACATTCATCTGTTTCTGGTAGTTTGTCTTCTACCACAACGTCAGTCAGCACTGCAACAAGCACGAATACTGTGCCATCATCTGCCTTTAGTCGCGCTAGCCCGAGCGTGCAGGGACCTAACTCCAACATTGGTGGACCTCAAAGCATCGGCGGCGGTGGTAGTGCTGGATTGCCTGGAAATAGCGGTACACCTGGTTCAAACGCTGCGCATCGATCAACATCGCCTGCTTCAAGTGTTAGCAGCTTGAGTCGTCAGAGTCCGCTACATCCGGTACCGCAAAGTCCACTCAGCCATCATCCGTCGTCATCGGCACTATCGGCGGCGGCTGCCGCAGTAGCAGAGCGAGATCGTCATGCACTCTTACGACAGCAATCACCGCACATGACACCTCCACCAGTATCCAGCGCTTCCACGTTGATGGCCAGTCCATTGAGCAAAATGTACTGCCCTCAACCGAATCAACGCGTACTGGGCACTTCACCGCCACCGCATTTAAGGCCTGGCGCTTCACCGCCTGTCATCCGACACCCACAAATGCCACTGCCATTGCCATTAATTCCGACAGGCGCTGGTATACCGCAAATAGCCGTACATCCCGGTCAGTCGCCATATCCCCATCCACTTTTACATCCCTCAATGTTCTACTCCCCGCATCATCACAATCCCTTCAATTATGGCTACGGACCATACGGACCTGGTTTCCCCACAGCCTACATGAAACCACCACCCCCTGGTGGACCACTTGACCCAGCTTCGGTGCTAGGTGGACATCATCCTGGTCTACCGGGACCGCCGCCCACACGTCCCGACGATCCAGCAATGGCAGCtgcagcagcggcggcggccGAAAAACAAGCAGTAGCTGCTCACCAgttaaaacaacagcaacaacatcatcagcatcaacaacaacaagcggcaGCACAAGCGCAAGCTCAGGCTCAAGCTCAAGCACAGGCACAAGCGCAAGCGCAGGCGCAGGCACAGGCACAGAACAAACCCCCAACACCAAAGACGCCGCAGGGCAGCAATAGCAGTGGCGGTCCGCCGGGCAGTTCACATTCGGCCCCTACTGGTCTGCCACCAGCTGGTTATCCAGGAGGGCATTTAGCCGGTTATCCACCACCGCCGCACTCCTCGCCATTCCAAGATGGTCAGCCAATGGGTATGAAGCCAACGTCGCACATGGATGCGCTGCGAGCGCACGCACACTCGGCTAATCTGGGCGGCCCACATCACCCGACGGAACCAT TACCGATTGACATCGAGCCCGATCCAGAGCCAGAAATTCCAAGCCCAACGCAAAATATACCGCGTGGTCCTAGTCCCGAAGCCAAACCTGACGACACCGAATGCCATCGCTCGCAGTCCGCTAT ctTTGTGCGTCACATCGATCGTGGTGATTATAACTCCTGCACGCGTACGGATTTGATTTTCAAGCCTGTGGCAGACTCGAAACTCGCGAGAAAGCGTGAAGAGCGCGACAGAAAGCTAGCCGAAAAGGAGCGTGAGCGGCGTCAG caacaacagcaacagcaacaacagcagcagcaacaggcTGTCGCAGCACAACAGGCAGCCCAACAGGCCAAATTGAAGGCCGAACTCAAACCGCCATATGCGGATACGCCAGCACTGCGTCAGCTATCCGAGTACGCCAGGCCACATGTGGCTTTCAG CCCTGTTGAACAGATGGTACCATATCATCACCCAATGGGGCCAATGTATAGTAGAGAGAG ggAATTGGAAGAGATAAAGAACGCACAAGCGGCCGCCGCCAGTCAGTCGCGCATGGATCCGCATTGGATGGAATACTACAGACG TGGCATACATCCATCACAGTTCCCGCTGTACGCCAATCCTGCGGCTATTTCACAAATGGAGCGCGAGCGTTTGGGCATACCGCCGCCACATCATGTTGGCCTGGATCCCGGCGAGCATatg CCGCAACCACCGGAGGCCGGATTTCAACTGCCAC CGAATGTTGGCCAGTATCCACGGCCAAGTATGCTTATGCCTAGAGAACCGGATGTTTTGCTGCGCATGTCCTACGCCGATCAGCTTCAG TATTTGCAGGCTGCGGAATTTCAGCGACAGTCACTGCACGAGCAGTACTTTAG ACAACGGCCCAGATAA